A DNA window from Methanobrevibacter ruminantium contains the following coding sequences:
- a CDS encoding glycosyltransferase family 1 protein, whose protein sequence is MDKKRILIIVTGRGIGGDAGTALNVYNALEKRGYDCEIALDESAPGLLFKKNNIGWNKVIIPQAGGHSATIMTTIKAGIRAIRGVLQTRKLLKSKKFDLELGILGGGAIVGALGAKLAGIPTVSLLITPLDTKVCSHIGTPIILPENNLFLVEDIPDNMVKSFSPVNDNITHGDKNKALEKIKEHSKEAKEKNPDAIEFDENKPTIVFSSGSSLFEKTAQAINQFSKYSDKYNLVLCGDPLEDSVLNYIDESKMINVGFIDWVNDLLCLADLAVLTNDGLMLHEAMVCNLPVVILKRVKWGRYHDMVSIFKGATVECDLEDLDEKIFEVMDNYDEFAKRTDEYRTAILNVDDNICAIVDGYLK, encoded by the coding sequence GTGGATAAGAAAAGGATATTGATCATTGTAACAGGAAGAGGTATAGGTGGAGATGCCGGTACAGCATTGAATGTTTACAATGCACTTGAAAAAAGAGGATATGATTGTGAAATCGCTTTGGATGAGTCCGCTCCAGGATTATTATTCAAAAAGAATAATATAGGATGGAATAAGGTTATCATACCACAGGCTGGAGGTCACTCTGCAACAATCATGACCACAATTAAAGCAGGTATTCGTGCTATTAGAGGTGTTCTTCAAACAAGGAAGCTTTTGAAATCCAAGAAATTCGATTTGGAATTAGGCATTCTTGGAGGAGGAGCTATTGTCGGTGCTCTTGGTGCGAAATTAGCAGGAATTCCTACTGTAAGCCTTTTGATTACTCCACTTGACACTAAAGTATGCAGTCATATTGGAACTCCAATCATACTTCCTGAAAACAATTTATTTTTAGTTGAAGACATTCCAGACAATATGGTAAAGTCTTTCTCCCCAGTTAATGACAACATTACCCATGGAGATAAGAACAAGGCGTTGGAAAAGATTAAGGAACACTCTAAAGAGGCTAAAGAGAAAAATCCTGATGCAATTGAGTTCGACGAAAACAAGCCAACAATAGTGTTTTCATCTGGTTCTTCATTATTTGAAAAGACCGCTCAAGCAATCAATCAATTCTCAAAATACTCTGATAAGTACAATCTTGTTTTATGTGGTGATCCTTTAGAAGACTCTGTCCTTAACTATATTGATGAAAGCAAAATGATTAATGTTGGCTTTATTGATTGGGTAAATGACCTATTGTGTCTTGCTGACCTTGCAGTCTTAACCAATGACGGATTGATGCTTCATGAGGCTATGGTGTGCAATTTGCCTGTTGTAATATTAAAAAGAGTAAAATGGGGCAGATACCATGACATGGTTTCAATCTTCAAAGGGGCAACTGTAGAATGCGACCTTGAGGACTTGGATGAAAAGATTTTTGAAGTCATGGACAATTATGATGAGTTTGCAAAAAGAACAGATGAGTATAGAACAGCTATTTTAAACGTAGATGACAACATTTGCGCTATAGTTGACGGATATTTAAAATAA
- a CDS encoding prephenate dehydrogenase/arogenate dehydrogenase family protein, whose product MKNDFNIRITSRDENTGKPVADEIGVEYSDNNIEAINDADIIVFSVPIEYMADTIKEVAPHAPEGSLLMDVTSVKTDPAEALEKYAPENAEILPCHPMFGPRVPTLKRQIIILTPIENRSPTWLPRVKDYLDKTECEVVTTTPNEHDKYMSIVQGLTHFSYISLASTIRKLNINVKESRNFSSPVYTIMRDMVSRVVYQNPYLYYSIQKNNLETSNAREALIKESIYLSN is encoded by the coding sequence TTGAAAAATGACTTCAACATACGCATAACAAGTCGTGATGAAAACACTGGAAAACCAGTTGCAGATGAAATAGGGGTTGAATATAGCGACAACAACATTGAAGCAATAAATGATGCAGACATCATTGTCTTCAGTGTTCCAATAGAATATATGGCGGATACCATAAAGGAAGTTGCTCCGCATGCACCTGAAGGATCACTCCTAATGGATGTGACAAGCGTAAAGACAGACCCTGCAGAAGCTTTGGAAAAATATGCGCCGGAGAATGCAGAGATATTGCCATGCCATCCTATGTTTGGTCCAAGAGTCCCTACACTCAAAAGGCAAATCATCATATTGACTCCTATCGAAAACAGATCCCCTACATGGTTGCCTCGTGTAAAGGACTATTTGGATAAAACCGAGTGTGAAGTCGTAACCACAACACCGAATGAACATGACAAGTATATGAGCATCGTCCAAGGATTGACTCATTTTTCATACATTAGCCTCGCTTCAACAATAAGGAAGCTGAATATCAACGTCAAGGAATCCAGAAACTTTTCAAGTCCTGTTTATACAATTATGCGGGATATGGTCAGTCGTGTGGTTTATCAAAATCCTTACCTTTACTATTCAATTCAAAAAAATAATCTTGAAACATCAAATGCAAGGGAAGCATTGATAAAGGAAAGCATATACCTATCAAATTGA
- a CDS encoding TrmB family transcriptional regulator translates to MESIIESLEKFGLTRYEAAAYIGMTNIISGKAEEIAKASEIPRSKIYNTLKELDKKGFITITHTRPLKYQVVPPSEIFKMKKEELIKELELSQEKLDEIYNDNISEIQAPVWIIKTSENIINKEIEVIKRARKSINMRIGFLLEGEGEALIKAFKELPRGVPIKILATPECYIDGEKLEIIKMFEDAKLDNLEIIETDIKFVKIVIRDGKELFRTIVKFTGEEKSILPETSVGVQNRYEDICKNFDERFLTQFEKKKTKMNKKREKR, encoded by the coding sequence ATGGAATCAATTATAGAATCTTTAGAGAAATTTGGCCTTACAAGATATGAGGCAGCAGCATACATAGGAATGACTAATATAATCTCAGGGAAAGCTGAAGAAATAGCTAAGGCATCTGAAATACCTCGATCAAAGATTTACAATACACTAAAGGAATTGGATAAAAAAGGATTCATAACAATAACCCATACAAGGCCTCTAAAATACCAAGTGGTTCCTCCAAGTGAAATATTCAAAATGAAAAAAGAGGAATTGATCAAGGAACTTGAATTATCACAAGAGAAATTAGATGAAATCTACAATGACAACATATCCGAAATACAGGCTCCTGTTTGGATAATCAAAACCAGCGAGAACATTATCAATAAAGAGATTGAAGTCATAAAAAGGGCTAGAAAATCCATCAACATGAGAATAGGGTTCCTCCTTGAAGGAGAAGGGGAAGCACTTATAAAAGCATTCAAAGAGCTTCCAAGAGGTGTTCCAATAAAGATCCTTGCAACTCCAGAATGTTACATCGATGGTGAAAAGCTGGAAATCATCAAGATGTTTGAAGATGCCAAATTGGATAATTTGGAAATTATAGAAACAGACATCAAATTTGTAAAAATAGTTATTAGAGATGGAAAAGAGCTTTTCCGTACCATAGTAAAATTTACAGGAGAAGAGAAATCCATTCTCCCGGAGACATCTGTAGGTGTGCAAAACAGATATGAAGACATTTGTAAAAACTTTGATGAAAGATTTTTAACTCAATTTGAAAAGAAGAAAACTAAAATGAATAAAAAAAGAGAAAAAAGATAA
- the hcp gene encoding hydroxylamine reductase, whose product MSDFNMFCYQCSQTARGSACTNAGVCGKNGTVARLQDNLIFAMKGISAYNYHCNELGVHDDSVDEFLTKGLYSTLTNVNFDVADLVQLGLDAGEANFKVMKMLKEAHIKNFGEPVPTEVKVGAQEGPAIIVTGHDLKALEELLKQTEGTDVKVYTHSEMLPAHGYPELNKYESLAGQIGGAWIDQKKIFSQYNAAILGTTNCVLLPKPEYAERLFTMDIVKIPGAQVIEDYDFKPLIDKAIELGGLGAEELTTVTTGFGLSTILSLAPQIKELVLSGKIKRFFLVAGCDTPNPRMSYYREFVQELPEDTIVLTLACNKFRFNDLDLGDIEGIPRLLDLGQCNDAIVAIDLAVALCELFEMELNELPLTIVLSWMEQKAAAILWTLLYLGKTDMFIGPVLPAWANEDILNVLVENFNLTPISTPKEDIKKIMG is encoded by the coding sequence ATGAGTGATTTCAACATGTTTTGTTATCAATGTTCCCAAACTGCAAGAGGCAGTGCATGTACAAATGCAGGGGTATGCGGTAAAAATGGTACTGTTGCAAGACTTCAAGACAATTTAATCTTTGCAATGAAAGGTATATCTGCCTACAACTACCACTGCAATGAACTAGGAGTCCATGATGACTCTGTAGATGAATTTTTAACCAAAGGATTATACTCAACATTAACAAACGTAAACTTTGATGTTGCTGATTTGGTTCAGTTAGGACTTGATGCTGGTGAAGCTAACTTTAAGGTCATGAAGATGCTTAAGGAAGCTCACATCAAAAACTTTGGTGAACCAGTTCCAACTGAAGTAAAAGTCGGTGCACAGGAAGGGCCAGCAATCATTGTAACCGGTCACGACTTAAAGGCTTTAGAAGAGTTATTAAAACAAACTGAAGGAACCGATGTAAAGGTTTACACTCACAGTGAAATGTTGCCTGCACATGGTTACCCAGAGTTGAATAAGTATGAATCTTTAGCAGGTCAAATCGGTGGAGCTTGGATTGATCAAAAGAAAATATTCTCCCAGTACAATGCAGCAATCTTAGGTACTACCAACTGTGTGCTTTTGCCAAAACCTGAGTATGCTGAAAGATTGTTCACTATGGATATCGTAAAAATCCCTGGTGCACAGGTTATTGAAGATTATGACTTCAAGCCTTTAATCGACAAAGCTATTGAATTAGGCGGATTGGGAGCTGAAGAGCTCACTACTGTAACTACTGGTTTCGGTTTAAGCACTATTTTATCCTTAGCACCTCAAATCAAGGAATTAGTGCTTTCAGGTAAAATAAAAAGATTCTTCCTTGTTGCTGGATGTGACACTCCAAACCCAAGAATGAGCTATTACAGAGAATTCGTACAGGAATTGCCAGAAGATACAATTGTATTAACCCTAGCTTGTAACAAGTTCAGATTCAACGATCTTGACTTAGGAGACATTGAAGGAATTCCAAGACTATTGGATTTAGGCCAATGTAATGATGCTATCGTAGCTATTGATCTTGCTGTAGCATTATGTGAATTATTTGAAATGGAATTGAATGAATTGCCTCTTACCATTGTATTAAGTTGGATGGAACAAAAGGCAGCCGCTATCCTTTGGACCTTGTTATACCTTGGAAAAACCGATATGTTCATTGGACCGGTTCTTCCTGCTTGGGCTAATGAGGACATATTGAATGTTTTAGTTGAAAACTTCAACTTGACTCCAATATCTACTCCAAAAGAGGATATAAAGAAAATAATGGGATAA
- a CDS encoding cupin domain-containing protein, translating to MDLKGKPIEMESLIEYQEGSVVSMEIIKKELGTVTVFAFDKGQGLSEHSAPFDAMVQIIDGEAEITLAGEPHTVKKGEFLIMPANVPHALQAVNEPYKMVLTMIKSD from the coding sequence ATGGATTTAAAAGGAAAACCAATCGAAATGGAAAGCTTGATTGAATATCAGGAAGGCTCTGTTGTGAGCATGGAAATTATCAAAAAGGAACTTGGTACTGTAACTGTATTTGCATTTGACAAAGGACAAGGATTAAGTGAACATAGCGCTCCTTTTGATGCTATGGTTCAAATAATCGATGGTGAAGCGGAAATCACATTGGCTGGAGAACCTCACACAGTCAAGAAAGGTGAATTCCTAATCATGCCTGCAAATGTCCCACATGCCTTGCAAGCAGTTAACGAACCATATAAAATGGTTTTAACCATGATTAAATCAGATTAG